Proteins encoded within one genomic window of Nonomuraea gerenzanensis:
- a CDS encoding MarR family winged helix-turn-helix transcriptional regulator, whose amino-acid sequence MATDESPAGGEDLDAVITAVLAGSRLLVSVAARSLAAVEDKITLPQFRMLVVLAGHGGTKLVTMAELLDVNSSTAMRMADRLAGAGLIVREVNPHNRRESIMRLTGEGRRIVDEVMARRRKQIGEIVSRMSAAQRQALISAMNAFNEAGGEPAADLPHWPGF is encoded by the coding sequence ATGGCGACAGACGAGAGCCCGGCGGGCGGTGAGGACCTCGACGCCGTCATCACGGCGGTGCTGGCGGGCTCGCGGCTGCTGGTCTCCGTCGCCGCGCGGTCGCTGGCTGCGGTCGAGGACAAGATCACCCTGCCGCAGTTCAGGATGCTGGTGGTGCTGGCCGGCCACGGCGGCACCAAGCTGGTCACGATGGCCGAGCTGCTCGACGTCAACTCCTCCACGGCCATGCGGATGGCCGACCGGCTCGCCGGCGCCGGCCTGATCGTACGGGAGGTCAACCCGCACAACCGGCGGGAGAGCATCATGCGGCTGACCGGGGAGGGCCGCCGCATCGTGGACGAGGTGATGGCGCGCCGCAGGAAGCAGATCGGCGAGATCGTCTCGCGCATGTCCGCCGCCCAGCGCCAGGCGCTGATCTCGGCCATGAACGCCTTCAACGAGGCGGGCGGCGAGCCCGCGGCGGACCTCCCGCACTGGCCCGGGTTCTGA
- a CDS encoding alpha/beta hydrolase, translated as MALDHATTDFLKQLADAGGKPLHEMTVAEARTLSASLGELCGKGPDMARVEETTIAAGNGASFPARVLVPMGTPRGVLLYFHGGGWVLGTLDEYDTLARELAARTGCTVVLPGYRLAPEHRYPTAARDAYAALRWVADRMPGRPIVVAGDSAGGNLSAVVTQRARDENGPAIALQVLVYPVTDCDLDRDSYLDPENQLMLTRDGLAWFWDHYAPDRAQRANPDASPLRAADLSGLPPALVLTAEHDVLRDEGEEYAERLREAGVPVELRRFEGQMHVFFTLVNVLPGSAAALTLVAERVAERLG; from the coding sequence ATGGCCCTTGACCACGCGACGACCGATTTCCTGAAGCAGCTCGCCGACGCGGGCGGCAAGCCGCTGCACGAGATGACCGTGGCGGAGGCCCGCACGCTCAGCGCCTCCCTGGGGGAGCTGTGCGGCAAGGGCCCCGACATGGCCCGCGTCGAGGAGACCACCATCGCGGCGGGGAACGGCGCCTCGTTCCCCGCCCGCGTCCTGGTCCCCATGGGCACGCCGCGCGGCGTCCTGCTCTACTTCCACGGGGGCGGCTGGGTGCTCGGCACGCTCGACGAGTACGACACGCTCGCCAGGGAGCTGGCCGCGCGCACGGGCTGCACCGTCGTCCTGCCCGGCTACCGGCTCGCGCCCGAGCACCGCTACCCGACCGCCGCCCGCGACGCCTACGCCGCGCTGCGCTGGGTCGCCGACCGCATGCCCGGCCGGCCGATCGTCGTGGCGGGCGACAGCGCGGGCGGCAACCTGTCGGCCGTCGTGACGCAACGCGCCAGGGACGAGAACGGCCCGGCCATCGCGCTGCAGGTCCTCGTGTACCCGGTCACCGACTGCGACCTCGACAGGGACTCCTACCTCGACCCCGAGAACCAGCTCATGCTCACCCGCGACGGCCTCGCCTGGTTCTGGGACCACTACGCGCCCGACCGCGCCCAGCGCGCCAACCCCGACGCCTCCCCGCTGCGCGCCGCCGACCTGTCCGGCCTGCCGCCCGCGCTCGTCCTGACGGCCGAGCACGACGTGCTGCGGGACGAGGGCGAGGAGTACGCGGAGCGGTTACGGGAGGCGGGGGTGCCGGTCGAGCTGAGGCGGTTCGAGGGGCAGATGCATGTGTTCTTCACGCTGGTGAACGTGCTGCCGGGGAGCGCCGCCGCGCTCACCCTGGTGGCTGAGAGGGTGGCGGAACGGCTGGGGTGA
- a CDS encoding SAM-dependent methyltransferase, whose protein sequence is MSAAEPDVPGVDPTVPSVARMYDYYLGGKDNFPSDRAAAEKIIAIVPEVRETARDNRAFIGKAVRLMAEQGVRQFLDIGAGLPTRENVHQVAQRVVPDARVVYVDNDPIVLTHARALLADNPHTLAAWGDITDPAAILGDPRVRGHLDFTRPVGLLASAVLHFVPGDQRTSDIVKALRAPLVPGSHLLISHFYAPDADDPKVRAGQRVYAGTRPGALIARSLRQLAAYFDGLSVLEPGLVPVKSWRPDSELDRQVTVDLGVPALVGAVGRVP, encoded by the coding sequence GTGAGCGCTGCTGAGCCGGACGTGCCCGGTGTTGACCCCACGGTCCCCAGCGTTGCCCGCATGTACGACTACTACCTCGGCGGCAAGGACAACTTCCCGTCGGACCGGGCGGCGGCCGAGAAGATCATCGCGATCGTCCCCGAGGTGCGCGAGACGGCCCGCGACAACCGCGCCTTCATCGGCAAGGCCGTCCGCCTCATGGCCGAGCAGGGCGTGCGCCAGTTCCTCGACATCGGCGCCGGCCTGCCCACGCGGGAGAACGTCCACCAGGTCGCCCAGCGCGTCGTCCCCGACGCCCGCGTGGTCTACGTCGACAACGACCCGATCGTCCTGACGCACGCCCGCGCCCTGCTCGCCGACAACCCGCACACGCTGGCCGCCTGGGGGGACATCACGGACCCCGCCGCCATCCTGGGCGACCCCCGAGTGCGCGGGCACCTGGACTTCACCCGGCCCGTTGGGCTGCTGGCGTCGGCGGTGCTGCACTTCGTGCCGGGTGACCAGCGCACGAGCGACATCGTCAAGGCCCTGCGCGCCCCGCTGGTGCCCGGCAGCCACCTGCTGATCTCGCACTTCTACGCGCCGGACGCCGACGACCCCAAGGTCAGGGCGGGCCAGCGGGTCTACGCGGGAACCAGGCCGGGCGCGCTGATCGCCCGCTCGCTGCGGCAGCTCGCCGCCTACTTCGACGGGCTGAGCGTGCTGGAGCCGGGCCTGGTGCCTGTCAAGTCGTGGCGGCCTGACTCCGAGCTGGACCGGCAGGTCACGGTGGATCTCGGCGTCCCCGCGCTCGTCGGAGCGGTCGGCCGGGTGCCTTAG
- a CDS encoding MarR family winged helix-turn-helix transcriptional regulator, with the protein MSSENDRPAPPVTSASIVVLTLARQVETELNAALAPLDLTVSRLGLLGHIAAMPGVSFSELARMSGITVQSVHTAVKALAAAGLVRDHTARAGSASAIEVTDDGALLMERARAAVAGVDERLFGEGADPIRRRVGDTIRTAFSG; encoded by the coding sequence GTGAGCTCCGAGAACGACCGCCCCGCTCCCCCGGTGACCAGCGCCTCCATCGTGGTGCTCACGCTCGCCCGCCAGGTGGAGACCGAGCTCAACGCCGCCCTCGCGCCGCTCGACCTGACAGTGAGCAGGCTCGGCCTGCTCGGGCACATCGCGGCCATGCCGGGCGTCTCGTTCAGCGAGCTGGCGCGGATGTCGGGCATCACCGTGCAGAGCGTGCACACGGCGGTGAAGGCGCTGGCCGCGGCGGGGCTGGTGCGTGACCACACCGCCCGGGCGGGCTCGGCGTCGGCCATCGAGGTGACGGACGACGGGGCGCTGCTGATGGAGCGGGCGCGGGCGGCGGTGGCCGGGGTGGACGAGCGGTTGTTCGGGGAGGGCGCCGACCCGATCCGGCGGCGGGTGGGCGACACGATCCGCACCGCGTTCTCGGGCTGA
- a CDS encoding FRG domain-containing protein, giving the protein MTRGNAIRMKVETVSSWRELDDSVGEAGRREGAGHAHSTLVFRGLARSSYTHMSGLARLRGDYAAVESHLIRNFRKYAHRQAPGPTIWDWLALGQHHGLPTRLLDWTFSPLVALHFATASWPEDDGVLLAIDCAGTHELLPEPLSEVLAGEGALLFTTEMLAKVAADLPCFDELGGDQPFLAFFEPPSLDERVINQSSVLSTLSDPAFQLEQWLEEHPGLARAWLIPSEVKAEIRQRLDQANITERVLLPGLDGLADWLRRYYSPGSIEDGGGGASMAGQEDRHRQDGRMAG; this is encoded by the coding sequence ATGACCAGGGGCAACGCAATCAGGATGAAGGTGGAGACGGTGTCGTCCTGGCGGGAGCTGGACGACTCGGTGGGTGAGGCGGGGCGCCGCGAGGGGGCCGGTCACGCGCATTCGACGCTGGTCTTCCGCGGCCTGGCCCGCAGCTCGTACACGCACATGTCCGGGCTGGCGAGGCTGCGCGGCGACTACGCGGCGGTCGAGTCCCACCTGATACGAAATTTCCGCAAATATGCGCACCGGCAGGCCCCGGGGCCGACGATCTGGGACTGGCTCGCCCTGGGTCAGCACCACGGCCTGCCCACGCGCCTGCTCGACTGGACGTTCTCCCCGCTCGTCGCCCTGCACTTCGCCACCGCCTCCTGGCCGGAGGACGACGGCGTGCTGCTCGCGATCGACTGCGCGGGCACGCACGAGCTGCTGCCGGAGCCGCTCAGCGAGGTGCTGGCCGGCGAGGGCGCGCTGCTGTTCACCACCGAGATGCTGGCCAAGGTCGCGGCCGACCTGCCCTGCTTCGACGAGCTGGGCGGCGACCAGCCGTTCCTGGCCTTCTTCGAGCCGCCGTCGCTGGACGAGCGGGTGATCAACCAGTCGTCGGTGCTGTCGACGCTGTCGGATCCCGCGTTCCAGCTGGAGCAGTGGCTGGAGGAGCACCCGGGCCTGGCCCGCGCGTGGCTGATCCCGTCCGAGGTCAAGGCCGAGATCAGGCAGCGGCTCGACCAGGCGAACATCACCGAGCGCGTCCTGCTGCCCGGCCTGGACGGGCTGGCCGACTGGCTGCGGCGCTACTACTCGCCCGGCTCGATCGAGGACGGGGGCGGCGGCGCGTCGATGGCGGGCCAGGAGGACCGCCACCGCCAGGACGGCCGGATGGCCGGGTGA
- a CDS encoding L-lactate MFS transporter, with product MAAPTWSRWLVPPAALSVHLAIGQAYAWSVFKPSLESALGLSGTQSALPFQLGIVMLGLSAAFGGTLVERNGPRWAMFVSMTCFSSGFLLSALGVLTRQYWLVVLGYGFVGGIGLGIGYISPVSTLIKWFPDRPGMATGIAIMGFGGGALIASPWSAQMLASFGPTTTGIATTFFVHGVVYAVFMTMGVLLVRVPPEGWAPKGWSPAAAQARPLITSADVSARNAIRTPQFYCLWVVLCCNVTAGIGILEKAAPMITDFFTGTPAAVAAGAAAGFVALLSLANMAGRFVWSSTSDLIGRKNMYRVYLGVGALLYLVIALAGESSKPLFIVCALGILSFYGGGFATVPAYLKDLFGTYQVGAIHGRLLTAWSTAGVLGPLIVNAIADAQKADGRSGPDLYTTSLFIMIGLLAVGFLANELIRPVHERHHERPARALEEGQSA from the coding sequence GTGGCGGCCCCCACCTGGAGCCGATGGCTCGTGCCGCCCGCGGCGCTCTCCGTCCACCTGGCCATCGGGCAGGCGTACGCGTGGAGCGTGTTCAAACCCTCGCTCGAATCCGCGCTCGGCCTGTCCGGCACCCAGAGCGCGCTGCCGTTCCAGCTCGGCATCGTCATGCTGGGCCTGTCGGCCGCCTTCGGCGGCACGCTGGTCGAGCGCAACGGGCCCCGGTGGGCCATGTTCGTCTCGATGACCTGCTTCTCCTCCGGCTTCCTGCTGTCGGCGCTGGGCGTGCTCACCCGGCAGTACTGGCTGGTCGTGCTCGGCTACGGCTTCGTGGGCGGCATCGGCCTGGGCATCGGCTACATCTCGCCCGTCTCCACCCTGATCAAGTGGTTCCCGGACCGGCCCGGCATGGCCACCGGCATCGCGATCATGGGGTTCGGCGGAGGGGCGCTGATCGCCTCGCCGTGGTCGGCGCAGATGCTGGCCTCCTTCGGGCCGACCACGACCGGCATCGCGACCACGTTCTTCGTGCACGGCGTGGTCTACGCGGTGTTCATGACGATGGGCGTGCTGCTCGTGCGGGTGCCGCCGGAAGGCTGGGCCCCGAAGGGCTGGTCGCCGGCCGCGGCCCAGGCCAGGCCGCTGATCACCTCGGCCGACGTCTCGGCGCGCAACGCCATCCGTACACCGCAGTTCTACTGCCTGTGGGTCGTGCTGTGCTGCAACGTCACCGCCGGTATCGGCATCCTGGAGAAGGCCGCACCGATGATCACGGACTTCTTCACCGGCACCCCGGCAGCCGTCGCGGCGGGGGCGGCGGCCGGGTTCGTCGCACTGCTGTCGCTGGCGAACATGGCGGGCCGGTTCGTCTGGTCCTCCACCTCCGACCTGATCGGGCGCAAGAACATGTACCGCGTCTACCTGGGCGTGGGCGCGCTGCTGTATCTCGTCATCGCGCTGGCGGGCGAGTCGTCCAAGCCGCTGTTCATCGTGTGCGCGCTGGGCATCCTGTCCTTCTACGGCGGCGGCTTCGCGACCGTGCCCGCCTACCTCAAGGACCTCTTCGGCACCTACCAGGTCGGCGCCATCCACGGCCGCCTGCTCACCGCCTGGTCAACGGCAGGCGTGCTCGGCCCGTTGATCGTCAACGCCATCGCCGACGCGCAGAAGGCCGACGGGCGCTCCGGGCCCGACCTCTACACCACCTCGCTGTTCATCATGATCGGGCTGCTGGCGGTGGGCTTCCTCGCCAACGAGCTGATCCGTCCCGTCCACGAGAGACACCACGAGCGGCCCGCGCGGGCGCTGGAGGAGGGACAGAGCGCATGA
- a CDS encoding S8 family serine peptidase yields MGTPRSEESAYSYVDKTSGRLTSFAAKPDEAMVRFAPRTRAEIGTIDRIVADPALLSVSQGYDLERGFAAVYVSPARMGDVAAQDEVANALPVMIDEHGASRYFLPDELTVQFRAGVDPARAEELLGQHGSRVLVRQRTPGYYAVAVPEGRGLFEAIRDLAALDEVAFAEPSEVGFNSKLLFIPGDADFGRLWGMRNTGQPVNGTTGAAGADIHACEAWEITRGDPEVILTVIDTGTAITHPDLQANILPRGAEDWDFGDPSDPVPEDEDGHGTHVAGTCAAVNDAIGVVGVAPLCRVMPLRVDLTTGMNQNRADAINYVAAQATAHAERRYVVNCSWRMNGDHAGVRTAIQNAVAANVVVVFAAGNANTNTDVTPQFPGVYPDVIAVAALDQTGRKATFSNFGTNVDVSAPGVNIWSTFPNGGYAFLDGTSMASPHVAGVAALIWSRNRNLTNLQVRRILESTCDPVDAVNAGFAGMLGGGLVNAMSAVTSPFIFPAHVEYTADLTGDRKADVVGFGDAGMYVSRNQGNGNFEAPQLAIPDFGYEAGGWRVERHPRFLADLTGDRRADVVGFGTAGVWVSRNNGNGTFQALQLAVQNFGYEAGGWRVERHPRFLADLTGDGRADIVGFGDGGVWVSRNNGNGTFQALQLVVQNFGYEAGGWRVERHPRFLADLTGDGRADIVGFGDGGVWVSRNNGNGTFQAPQLVVPDFGHDAGGWRVERHPRFLADLTGDRRADIVGFGDGGVWVSRNNGNGTFQAPQLVVQNFGYEAGGWRVERHPRFLADLTGDGRADIVGFGNAGVWVSLNNGNGTFQAPQLVLGNFGYDAGGWRVERHPRFVADLTGDAQADILGFGHAGAWVSFNSGKGAFGGLDLKIADLGHGAGGWRVHKHPRHVTGPR; encoded by the coding sequence ATGGGCACTCCCCGTTCGGAAGAGAGCGCATACAGCTACGTCGACAAGACCAGCGGCCGTCTCACGTCCTTCGCCGCCAAGCCCGACGAGGCCATGGTGAGGTTCGCGCCGCGGACCCGGGCGGAGATCGGCACGATCGACCGGATCGTCGCCGACCCCGCGCTGCTGTCGGTCAGCCAGGGCTACGACCTGGAGCGGGGCTTCGCCGCCGTCTACGTCAGCCCTGCCCGCATGGGCGACGTGGCCGCGCAGGACGAGGTCGCGAACGCCCTCCCGGTGATGATCGACGAGCACGGCGCCTCCCGGTACTTCCTGCCGGACGAGCTCACCGTGCAGTTCCGGGCCGGCGTCGACCCGGCCCGCGCCGAGGAGCTCCTCGGGCAGCACGGCAGCCGGGTATTGGTCCGGCAGCGCACGCCCGGCTACTACGCGGTGGCGGTGCCCGAGGGCCGGGGCCTGTTCGAGGCGATCCGCGACCTCGCGGCCCTGGACGAGGTGGCCTTCGCGGAGCCCAGCGAGGTGGGCTTCAACAGCAAGCTGCTGTTCATCCCCGGTGACGCGGACTTCGGCAGGTTATGGGGCATGCGCAACACCGGCCAGCCGGTGAACGGCACGACCGGCGCCGCGGGCGCCGACATCCACGCCTGCGAGGCGTGGGAGATCACCAGGGGCGACCCCGAGGTGATCCTCACGGTCATCGACACCGGCACCGCGATCACCCACCCCGACCTGCAGGCCAACATCCTGCCCCGCGGCGCGGAGGACTGGGACTTCGGCGACCCGAGCGACCCCGTGCCGGAGGACGAGGACGGGCACGGCACGCACGTCGCCGGCACCTGCGCCGCCGTGAACGACGCGATCGGCGTCGTCGGCGTGGCGCCGCTCTGCCGCGTGATGCCGCTGCGCGTGGACCTGACGACCGGCATGAACCAGAACCGCGCCGACGCGATCAACTACGTGGCCGCCCAGGCCACCGCCCACGCCGAGCGCCGCTACGTGGTCAACTGCAGCTGGCGGATGAACGGCGACCACGCGGGCGTGCGGACCGCGATCCAGAACGCGGTGGCCGCCAACGTGGTCGTGGTCTTCGCCGCGGGCAACGCCAACACCAACACCGACGTGACCCCGCAGTTCCCCGGCGTCTACCCGGACGTCATCGCGGTCGCCGCGCTCGACCAGACCGGCCGCAAGGCCACGTTCTCCAACTTCGGCACGAACGTGGACGTCTCCGCGCCCGGAGTCAACATCTGGTCCACCTTCCCGAACGGCGGCTACGCCTTCCTCGACGGCACGTCCATGGCCTCGCCGCACGTGGCGGGGGTGGCCGCGCTGATCTGGTCGCGCAACCGCAACCTGACGAACCTTCAGGTCCGCCGGATCCTGGAGAGCACCTGCGACCCCGTGGACGCGGTCAACGCGGGCTTCGCCGGCATGCTGGGCGGCGGGCTCGTCAACGCGATGAGCGCGGTCACCTCGCCGTTCATCTTTCCCGCCCACGTCGAGTACACCGCCGACCTGACGGGGGACAGGAAGGCCGACGTCGTCGGCTTCGGCGACGCGGGCATGTACGTCTCCAGGAACCAGGGCAACGGCAACTTCGAGGCGCCGCAGCTCGCGATCCCCGACTTCGGGTACGAGGCGGGTGGCTGGCGGGTGGAACGCCATCCGCGCTTCCTGGCCGATCTGACCGGCGACAGGCGGGCCGACGTGGTCGGGTTCGGGACGGCGGGCGTGTGGGTGTCGCGTAACAACGGCAACGGCACGTTCCAGGCCCTGCAGCTCGCGGTGCAGAACTTCGGGTACGAGGCGGGCGGCTGGCGGGTCGAGCGTCATCCGCGTTTCCTGGCGGATCTGACCGGGGACGGCCGGGCGGACATCGTGGGGTTCGGCGACGGCGGCGTGTGGGTGTCGCGTAACAACGGCAACGGCACGTTCCAGGCCCTGCAGCTCGTGGTGCAGAACTTCGGGTACGAGGCGGGCGGCTGGCGGGTCGAGCGTCATCCGCGTTTCCTGGCGGATCTGACCGGGGACGGCCGGGCGGACATCGTGGGGTTCGGCGACGGCGGCGTGTGGGTGTCGCGTAACAACGGCAACGGCACCTTCCAGGCCCCGCAGCTCGTCGTCCCCGACTTCGGCCACGACGCGGGCGGCTGGCGCGTGGAGCGCCATCCGCGCTTCCTCGCGGACCTGACGGGCGACAGGCGCGCCGACATCGTCGGCTTCGGCGACGGCGGCGTGTGGGTGTCGCGTAACAACGGCAACGGCACGTTCCAGGCTCCGCAGCTCGTGGTGCAGAACTTCGGGTACGAGGCGGGCGGCTGGCGGGTCGAGCGCCATCCGCGTTTCCTGGCGGATCTGACCGGGGACGGCCGGGCGGACATCGTCGGGTTCGGCAACGCGGGCGTGTGGGTCTCGCTGAACAACGGCAACGGCACGTTCCAGGCTCCGCAGCTCGTGCTCGGCAACTTCGGCTACGACGCCGGTGGCTGGCGCGTCGAGCGTCACCCGCGCTTCGTCGCCGACCTCACGGGCGACGCCCAGGCCGACATCCTCGGCTTCGGCCACGCGGGCGCGTGGGTGTCGTTCAACAGCGGCAAGGGCGCGTTCGGCGGGCTCGACCTGAAGATCGCCGACCTCGGCCACGGCGCCGGCGGCTGGCGCGTGCACAAGCACCCGCGCCACGTCACCGGACCGCGCTGA
- a CDS encoding carboxylesterase/lipase family protein, giving the protein MGTTTEPEVRIAPGRVRGRMEGGVAVFLGIPFARPPRFGAPEPAEAWDGVRDCVAFGPPPPQQSTVAGPMPGRSGDSCLTVNVWSPSPGTAERLPVMVWIYGGAYRGGESGESVYDGALLAREGNVVVVTLNYRVGMEGFAHVEGAPANRGLLDQVAALEWVRDNVAAFGGDPGRVTVFGESAGAGSIIALMVMPRAAGLFGRAIAQSVPGTYFSGALASDIAGVLTAELGLPPAAGALAGVEPGRLVEAAEAATPQMRRYADRWGPVAYTVTPFSPVVDGEVLPRDPWSALADGAGRDVELVVGHTRDEYRLFTHLGRVEGDGLLSVFAPGREQGYRDAFPEAGPELLDELVQSDWLFRMPSLRLADAQAAGGGTVYAYELTWATPALGGACHGLDVPLVFGNLGSGMGTFFLGQSAPPEAATVSAAFRRAWTAFAAGEGPGWQPYEPEGRATRLFDVQPAVVPYPEEASRRIWAAHRFGELPLLA; this is encoded by the coding sequence ATGGGCACGACCACAGAGCCGGAGGTCAGGATCGCGCCGGGCCGCGTACGGGGCCGCATGGAGGGCGGGGTGGCGGTCTTCCTCGGCATCCCGTTCGCCCGGCCGCCGCGCTTCGGCGCGCCCGAGCCCGCCGAGGCGTGGGACGGGGTGCGCGACTGCGTGGCGTTCGGACCGCCGCCGCCCCAGCAGTCCACGGTCGCCGGGCCGATGCCGGGGCGCAGCGGCGACAGCTGCCTGACGGTCAACGTCTGGTCGCCGTCCCCCGGCACGGCTGAGCGGCTGCCGGTGATGGTGTGGATCTACGGGGGCGCGTACCGGGGCGGCGAGTCGGGCGAGTCCGTGTACGACGGCGCGCTGCTGGCCCGCGAGGGGAACGTGGTCGTCGTCACCCTGAACTACCGGGTCGGCATGGAGGGGTTCGCCCACGTCGAGGGGGCGCCGGCGAACCGGGGGCTGCTGGACCAGGTGGCGGCGCTGGAGTGGGTGCGCGACAACGTGGCCGCGTTCGGAGGCGACCCGGGGCGGGTGACGGTGTTCGGGGAGTCGGCGGGGGCCGGGTCGATCATCGCGCTCATGGTGATGCCGCGCGCCGCCGGGCTGTTCGGGCGGGCGATCGCGCAGAGCGTCCCCGGCACGTACTTCTCCGGGGCGCTGGCTTCGGACATCGCCGGCGTCCTGACCGCGGAGCTGGGCCTGCCGCCGGCCGCCGGCGCGCTGGCCGGCGTCGAGCCCGGCCGGCTCGTCGAGGCCGCCGAGGCGGCCACTCCCCAGATGCGCCGGTACGCGGACCGCTGGGGCCCCGTCGCGTACACCGTCACCCCGTTCTCGCCGGTCGTGGACGGCGAGGTGCTGCCGCGCGACCCCTGGAGCGCGCTGGCGGACGGGGCCGGGCGGGACGTCGAGCTGGTCGTGGGGCACACGCGGGACGAGTACCGGCTTTTCACGCACCTCGGGCGGGTCGAGGGGGACGGGCTCCTCTCGGTGTTCGCGCCGGGGCGGGAGCAGGGCTACCGCGACGCCTTCCCCGAGGCGGGGCCTGAGCTGCTGGACGAGCTGGTGCAGTCGGACTGGCTGTTCCGCATGCCGTCGCTGCGGCTGGCCGACGCGCAGGCCGCCGGGGGCGGCACGGTCTACGCGTACGAGCTGACCTGGGCCACCCCCGCGCTCGGCGGGGCGTGCCACGGGCTGGACGTGCCGCTGGTGTTCGGCAATCTCGGGAGCGGGATGGGCACGTTCTTCCTCGGCCAGAGCGCTCCGCCGGAGGCCGCCACCGTCTCGGCCGCGTTCCGGCGCGCGTGGACCGCGTTCGCGGCGGGCGAGGGGCCAGGCTGGCAGCCGTACGAGCCGGAGGGCCGGGCGACCAGGCTCTTCGACGTCCAGCCCGCGGTGGTGCCCTACCCGGAGGAGGCCTCCCGCCGCATCTGGGCGGCGCATCGCTTCGGCGAGCTTCCGCTCCTCGCTTGA
- a CDS encoding MFS transporter small subunit translates to MSTTQRRRTGLMVLAWTWVGLPFAYGVYELFLKLTQLFSG, encoded by the coding sequence ATGAGCACCACGCAACGACGGCGCACCGGGCTGATGGTGCTGGCCTGGACCTGGGTGGGGCTGCCCTTCGCGTACGGGGTGTACGAGCTGTTCCTGAAGCTCACCCAGCTCTTCTCCGGCTGA
- a CDS encoding STAS domain-containing protein produces the protein MRSADRTGFSWVVTQGDDSAVLRLAGELDLASKEEFRNGLAEAMSCLRPPSVIVDLQDVAFCDSSGLNTLIWAANAAEAVGGSVRLSGAQPRVARLLRMTGLDKRFCLTPAGS, from the coding sequence ATGAGAAGCGCAGACCGCACCGGCTTCTCCTGGGTCGTCACCCAGGGTGACGACTCGGCTGTCCTGCGTCTGGCGGGTGAGCTGGATCTGGCCTCCAAGGAGGAGTTCCGCAACGGGCTGGCCGAGGCGATGTCCTGTCTCAGGCCGCCGTCCGTGATCGTCGATCTGCAGGACGTCGCCTTCTGCGACTCCTCGGGGCTGAACACCCTGATCTGGGCCGCCAACGCCGCCGAGGCCGTGGGCGGCTCCGTCCGGCTGAGCGGGGCTCAGCCGCGGGTGGCGCGGCTGCTCCGGATGACCGGCCTGGACAAACGGTTCTGCCTCACGCCGGCAGGGTCGTGA
- a CDS encoding NUDIX hydrolase — protein sequence MANDDGVPEKVAWVLVRDQRVLMTRSRGREVFYFPGGMREPGESDSQTLVREIDEELLTAIDAESMVHVGTFEVPAGHPEHGPFRMICYTADHQGPLTPSMEIAEKAWLGYADRHRVSYVDALVLQALYEGGLLR from the coding sequence ATGGCGAACGATGACGGCGTGCCGGAGAAGGTGGCCTGGGTGCTGGTGCGCGACCAGCGGGTGCTGATGACGCGCAGCCGCGGCAGGGAGGTGTTCTACTTCCCCGGCGGGATGCGCGAGCCCGGCGAGTCCGACAGCCAGACCCTGGTCAGGGAGATCGACGAGGAGCTGCTGACGGCGATCGACGCGGAGTCGATGGTGCATGTCGGCACGTTCGAGGTGCCGGCCGGGCATCCGGAGCACGGGCCGTTCCGGATGATCTGCTACACGGCCGACCATCAGGGGCCGCTCACCCCGTCCATGGAGATCGCGGAGAAGGCGTGGCTCGGCTACGCCGACCGGCACCGGGTGTCGTACGTCGACGCGCTGGTCCTCCAGGCCCTGTACGAGGGCGGCCTGCTGCGCTGA